In Phacochoerus africanus isolate WHEZ1 chromosome 14, ROS_Pafr_v1, whole genome shotgun sequence, one genomic interval encodes:
- the LOC125115111 gene encoding tubulin gamma-1 chain, with the protein MPREIITLQLGQCGNQIGFEFWKQLCAEHGISPEGIVEEFATEGTDRKDVFFYQADDEHYIPRAVLLDLEPRVIHSILNSPYAKLYNPENIYLSEHGGGAGNNWASGFSQGEKIHEDIFDIIDREADGSDSLEGFVLCHSIAGGTGSGLGSYLLERLNDRYPKKLVQTYSVFPNQDEMSDVVVQPYNSLLTLKRLTQNADCVVVLDNTALNRIATDRLHIQNPSFSQINQLVSTIMSASTTTLRYPGYMNNDLIGLIASLIPTPRLHFLMTGYTPLTTDQSVASVRKTTVLDVMRRLLQPKNVMVSTGRDRQTNHCYIAILNIIQGEVDPTQVHKSLQRIRERKLANFIPWGPASIQVALSRKSPYLPSAHRVSGLMMANHTSISSLFERTCRQYDKLRKREAFLEQFRKEDIFKENFDELDTSREIVQQLIDEYHAATRPDYISWGTQEQ; encoded by the exons ATGCCGAGGGAGATCATCACCCTACAGTTGGGCCAGTGCGGCAATCAGA ttggGTTCGAGTTCTGGAAACAACTGTGCGCCGAGCATGGCATCAGCCCCGAGGGCATCGTGGAGGAGTTCGCCACCGAGGGCACTGACCGCAAGGACGTCTTCTTCTACCAG GCGGATGATGAGCACTACATCCCCAGGGCGGTGCTGCTGGACCTGGAGCCGCGGGTGATCCACTCCATCCTCAATTCCCCCTATGCCAAGCTCTACAACCCAGAGAACATCTACCTGTCGGAGCATGGAGGAGGAGCTGGCAACAACTGGGCCAGCGGATTCTCCCAG GGAGagaagatccatgaggacattttTGACATCATAGACCGGGAGGCAGATGGCAGTGACAGTCTAGAG GGCTTTGTGCTGTGTCACTCCATTGCTGGGGGAACAGGCTCTGGCCTGGGCTCCTACCTCTTAGAACGGCTCAACGACAG GTACCCCAAGAAGCTGGTGCAGACTTACTCAGTGTTTCCCAACCAGGACGAGATGAGCGATGTGGTGGTCCAGCCCTACAACTCGCTGCTCACGCTCAAGAGGCTGACCCAGAACGCAGACTGTGTG GTGGTGCTGGACAACACAGCCCTGAACCGGATCGCCACAGACCGCCTGCACATCCAGAACCCGTCCTTCTCCCAGATCAACCAGCTG GTGTCCACCATCATGTCGGCCAGCACCACCACCCTGCGCTACCCCGGCTACATGAACAACGACCTCATCGGCCTCATCGCCTCGCTCATCCCCACACCGCGGCTCCACTTCCTCATGACCGGCTACACCCCGCTCACCACGGACCAGTCG GTGGCCAGTGTGAGGAAGACCACGGTCCTGGACGTCATGAGGCGGCTGCTGCAGCCCAAGAACGTGATGGTGTCCACAGGCCGGGATCGCCAGACCAACCACTGCTACATCGCCATCCTCAACATCATCCAGGGGGAGGTGGACCCCACCCAG GTCCACAAGAGCCTGCAGCGGATCCGGGAACGGAAGCTGGCCAACTTCATCCCCTGGGGCCCAGCCAGCATCCAGGTGGCCCTGTCGAGGAAGTCGCCCTACCTGCCTTCTGCCCACAGGGTCAGCGGGCTCATGATGGCCAACCACACCAGCATCTCCTCC CTCTTTGAGCGGACCTGTCGCCAGTACGACAAGCTGCGGAAGCGGGAGGCCTTCCTGGAGCAGTTCCGCAAGGAGGACATCTTCAAGGAGAACTTTGACGAGCTGGAT